From Cecembia calidifontis, one genomic window encodes:
- a CDS encoding ExbD/TolR family protein encodes MSKFKKKTSTSQNIPTSALPDIIFMLLFFFMVTTVLREQEILVEQKIPQATQLQKLEKKTLISYLYIGKPKNVALFGTEPRVQANDVLINTKDIVLWVNQEKDKLSEAERDQITISMKADREVKMGPISDVQFELREADARKLLYAAVGKVQN; translated from the coding sequence ATGTCAAAGTTTAAGAAAAAAACCAGTACTTCTCAGAATATTCCTACCTCTGCGTTACCGGATATTATCTTCATGCTTTTGTTCTTCTTCATGGTGACCACCGTTTTGAGAGAACAAGAGATCTTAGTAGAGCAAAAAATCCCTCAGGCTACGCAGTTGCAGAAATTGGAGAAAAAGACTTTAATTTCCTATCTGTATATTGGTAAGCCAAAAAATGTGGCCTTGTTTGGAACAGAACCACGTGTACAGGCAAATGATGTACTGATTAATACAAAAGACATCGTGCTTTGGGTTAATCAGGAAAAAGATAAGTTGTCTGAGGCTGAAAGAGATCAAATCACTATTTCCATGAAAGCTGATAGAGAAGTGAAAATGGGCCCAATTTCCGATGTTCAGTTTGAATTGAGGGAAGCAGATGCAAGAAAACTTCTTTACGCTGCAGTAGGAAAAGTTCAAAATTAA
- a CDS encoding MotA/TolQ/ExbB proton channel family protein: MKKLIALFMLSGILMFPVITKAQDAEEAAEETTEVVEQVAPATPAVVDDEIIDEEKGFHQVIKEKFIEGDPTFMSPVLICLILGLAVALERIITLNLSTTNTKKLLAKVEEALEQGGIEAAKDVTKNTKGPVASIFTQGLMRYSEGIEMVEKSIIAYGSVEMGRLEKGLVWISLFISLAPMLGFMGTVIGMIGAFDAIEAAGDISPSLVAGGIKIALLTTVAGLIVAIILQLFYNYCVAKIDSLVNDMEDASISLVDILVKHKLSK; the protein is encoded by the coding sequence ATGAAAAAGTTAATCGCTTTGTTCATGCTTTCCGGAATCTTGATGTTCCCGGTAATTACGAAAGCTCAAGATGCAGAAGAAGCTGCAGAAGAAACTACTGAAGTTGTGGAACAAGTAGCACCTGCTACCCCAGCCGTAGTCGATGATGAAATCATTGACGAGGAGAAAGGTTTCCACCAAGTTATTAAAGAAAAGTTCATTGAGGGTGACCCTACTTTCATGTCTCCGGTATTGATCTGTTTGATTTTAGGTCTTGCTGTGGCTTTGGAAAGAATCATTACTTTGAACCTTTCTACAACCAATACCAAGAAGCTTTTGGCTAAAGTAGAGGAAGCACTTGAGCAAGGCGGTATCGAAGCTGCTAAGGATGTAACCAAAAACACCAAAGGTCCAGTTGCTTCAATCTTTACCCAAGGTTTGATGAGATACTCTGAGGGTATTGAAATGGTAGAAAAATCAATCATTGCCTACGGATCTGTTGAAATGGGCCGTTTGGAAAAAGGATTGGTATGGATCTCCCTTTTCATCTCCCTAGCTCCGATGTTGGGTTTCATGGGTACGGTAATCGGTATGATCGGTGCATTCGACGCGATCGAAGCAGCTGGTGATATCTCTCCATCCCTTGTGGCCGGTGGTATCAAAATCGCCCTTTTGACAACTGTTGCTGGTTTGATCGTTGCGATTATCCTTCAGTTGTTCTACAACTATTGCGTGGCTAAAATCGATTCATTGGTGAATGACATGGAGGATGCTTCCATCTCTTTGGTAGATATCCTTGTGAAGCACAAATTGTCCAAGTAA
- a CDS encoding MFS transporter, producing the protein MNKEKLLLWTLAAINFTHIVDFMILMPLGPQLMRIFEISPREFGLLVSSYTFSAGISSFMGAFVLDKYDRRTITLWVFTGFLLATLACALSPNYPILLVSRIIAGLFGGLTSALILAIIGDVIPDSRRGRAMGLVMAAFSIASVFGVPFGLFIASISNWHAPFFFLAGMSVLILWMIYQFLPSITAHLVHRVNKPSPIQVVRRVTGNPNQMKAITLTIMMMLGQFTIIPYISPYMVANVGFTDIELTYIYMAGGLFTIFTSPWVGKMTDLHGKTKVFTIFMVLNLIPIGVITHLGQTPIPYVLLITTMFFVTSNGRMVPAMALVTGTAKPENRGSFLSFNSAVQQLSAGLASFVAGLILAEGINGELLNYNIVGYISIFLSLLCIPLAKRIKVIDTDAVHYVKNIADVETVKG; encoded by the coding sequence ATGAATAAGGAAAAACTATTACTCTGGACCCTTGCGGCCATCAATTTTACCCACATCGTGGATTTTATGATTTTGATGCCATTGGGTCCTCAATTGATGAGGATTTTTGAAATCAGCCCACGGGAATTTGGACTTCTTGTTTCCTCCTATACTTTCAGTGCTGGGATCAGCAGTTTTATGGGGGCTTTTGTTTTGGATAAATATGACAGAAGAACCATTACTTTATGGGTGTTTACGGGATTTTTATTGGCCACCTTAGCCTGTGCCCTATCCCCCAATTACCCCATATTATTGGTTTCAAGAATTATAGCGGGTTTGTTCGGAGGACTGACTTCTGCTTTGATATTAGCCATCATCGGAGATGTGATTCCTGATTCCAGAAGAGGGAGGGCTATGGGATTGGTGATGGCAGCCTTTTCTATAGCATCTGTTTTCGGTGTACCATTCGGATTGTTTATTGCTAGTATTTCCAATTGGCATGCTCCTTTCTTTTTTCTTGCGGGGATGTCTGTGTTGATTTTGTGGATGATCTATCAGTTCTTACCTTCTATTACCGCCCATTTGGTGCATAGGGTGAACAAGCCAAGTCCCATCCAGGTAGTGAGGCGGGTCACAGGAAATCCCAATCAAATGAAAGCCATTACCCTGACCATCATGATGATGCTTGGACAATTTACGATCATTCCTTATATCAGCCCTTATATGGTGGCCAATGTTGGTTTTACGGATATTGAATTGACCTATATTTATATGGCAGGGGGCTTGTTTACAATATTCACTTCTCCTTGGGTGGGTAAAATGACTGACTTGCATGGGAAAACCAAAGTCTTTACCATCTTTATGGTTCTGAATCTTATTCCTATTGGGGTGATTACCCATTTGGGACAGACCCCGATTCCCTATGTTTTATTGATCACCACCATGTTTTTTGTGACTTCTAATGGGAGGATGGTTCCCGCAATGGCATTAGTGACTGGTACTGCCAAGCCGGAAAATAGGGGAAGTTTTTTGAGCTTTAATTCTGCTGTACAGCAACTGTCCGCAGGATTGGCATCTTTTGTAGCGGGACTGATTCTTGCCGAGGGTATCAATGGGGAATTGCTCAATTATAATATCGTAGGCTATATTTCCATCTTTTTAAGCTTGCTTTGTATTCCCTTGGCAAAAAGGATAAAAGTAATCGATACAGATGCTGTGCACTATGTTAAAAATATAGCAGACGTGGAAACTGTAAAAGGTTAA
- a CDS encoding MFS transporter → MILKSLRSKNKVQNAWAMYDWANSVYSLVITSTIFPVYFNNVTQSDEWGDVVSFFGFPIINTVLYSYSISFSFLVIVFISPLLSGIADYGGKKLSFMKFFAYIGALSCIGLFFFDGSNLEYGIICAMLASIGFAGSIVFYNAFLPEIATESEFDFLSAKGFALGYLGSVILLVLNLVMIQMPEIFGLEDGGQAARWSFLITGLWWAGFAQIPFRYLPDNSQKNKIKRAVLLNGYHQIRLIFQVVKNTKVMSRFLAAFLFYSMGVQTVLYLAASFGDKELELAGDKLILTILIIQLVAIFGSYLFAFISKRYGNKSSLIIMVFVWILICGAAYYVENEFQFYGLAFIVGMVMGGIQSLSRATYSKLIPDNTSNNASFFSFYDVTEKIAIVLGTFSYGLIEQISGSMRNSALVLGIFFIVGLGFLFLVRIPKQELDKIVEIKNA, encoded by the coding sequence ATGATTTTAAAAAGTCTCAGAAGCAAAAATAAGGTGCAGAATGCGTGGGCCATGTATGATTGGGCCAATTCTGTTTACAGTTTGGTCATTACCTCTACCATTTTTCCTGTTTATTTCAATAATGTAACCCAATCTGATGAATGGGGTGACGTGGTTTCTTTTTTTGGTTTCCCAATTATCAATACTGTTCTGTACTCTTATTCCATTTCTTTTTCTTTTCTGGTTATAGTTTTTATTTCACCGCTTTTATCAGGGATTGCTGATTATGGTGGGAAAAAGCTAAGTTTCATGAAATTTTTTGCATATATTGGCGCATTATCATGTATTGGTCTGTTTTTTTTCGATGGATCTAATTTAGAATATGGGATCATTTGTGCCATGTTGGCGAGCATTGGATTTGCAGGTAGTATTGTTTTCTACAACGCTTTTTTGCCCGAAATAGCAACCGAAAGTGAATTTGACTTTTTAAGTGCCAAAGGTTTTGCTTTAGGTTATCTTGGAAGTGTTATTTTATTGGTTTTGAACTTGGTGATGATACAAATGCCTGAAATTTTTGGATTGGAAGATGGTGGTCAGGCAGCCCGTTGGTCTTTCTTGATCACCGGTTTGTGGTGGGCAGGGTTTGCTCAGATTCCCTTTCGGTACCTTCCTGATAATTCCCAGAAGAATAAAATTAAAAGGGCTGTTTTGCTCAATGGTTATCATCAAATACGCTTAATTTTTCAGGTTGTTAAAAACACCAAAGTAATGAGCCGTTTTCTTGCTGCCTTTCTTTTTTACAGCATGGGTGTACAAACTGTGCTTTATTTAGCAGCTTCTTTTGGTGACAAAGAACTTGAACTAGCCGGTGATAAATTGATACTTACCATATTGATCATTCAATTGGTCGCAATTTTTGGCAGTTATTTGTTTGCTTTTATATCCAAGCGATACGGTAATAAAAGCTCATTGATTATTATGGTCTTTGTTTGGATATTAATTTGTGGAGCGGCATACTATGTTGAAAATGAATTTCAATTTTATGGCTTAGCTTTCATAGTAGGTATGGTAATGGGGGGTATTCAATCGCTTTCAAGGGCTACCTATTCAAAATTGATTCCTGATAATACTTCAAATAATGCTTCTTTTTTCAGTTTTTATGATGTTACTGAAAAAATTGCCATTGTATTGGGTACTTTCTCCTATGGTTTGATTGAACAGATTTCGGGTAGCATGAGGAACTCTGCGCTTGTTCTGGGAATATTTTTTATTGTAGGTTTAGGTTTCTTATTTTTGGTAAGGATACCCAAACAAGAGTTGGATAAAATTGTCGAAATTAAAAATGCTTAG
- a CDS encoding ExbD/TolR family protein, producing MARKKGRLTQEVNAGSMADIAFLLLIFFLVTTTIASDKGILNVLPPKQDPNQPPPEIKLNERNIFNILVNANDQLLVEGEYIDNTDKLSEDIKDFILNFGAPDEEAIALFNSLPASLRNRAKRDPQSSDHPMTGGAVVSIKTNRGTSYERYLEVLDQVKRAYFEIYAERVGLTADQYRALSGKTPAEKELLDRGKEGIPMAISIAEPDKIGGI from the coding sequence ATGGCAAGAAAAAAAGGCAGATTAACCCAGGAGGTCAATGCAGGTTCCATGGCGGACATCGCCTTCCTGTTGCTGATTTTCTTCCTGGTTACGACTACGATTGCTTCGGACAAGGGTATCTTGAATGTCCTTCCTCCTAAGCAGGATCCTAATCAGCCACCGCCTGAGATTAAGCTTAATGAAAGAAATATCTTCAATATTCTTGTCAATGCCAATGATCAATTATTGGTAGAAGGTGAATATATTGATAATACAGATAAGCTTTCTGAGGACATTAAGGACTTTATCCTTAATTTTGGTGCACCTGATGAAGAAGCAATTGCTCTTTTCAATAGCCTCCCTGCTTCTTTAAGAAACAGAGCGAAAAGAGACCCGCAGTCTTCAGATCACCCGATGACTGGTGGTGCAGTTGTTTCTATCAAGACCAACAGAGGTACCAGCTATGAAAGGTATCTTGAAGTTCTTGACCAGGTAAAAAGAGCATATTTTGAAATTTACGCTGAAAGGGTCGGTCTCACTGCGGATCAATACAGGGCTTTGTCTGGAAAAACTCCAGCTGAAAAAGAGCTTCTGGACCGTGGTAAGGAAGGAATTCCAATGGCGATCTCAATTGCAGAACCAGATAAAATAGGAGGAATTTGA
- a CDS encoding NAD(P)H-hydrate dehydratase — MLSIISGDKVKLLDAAFIKARQMRSLDLMENAAKAFFVWFERMFSAIQGEIFIFSGPGNNGGDGVAIARLLAESGKSVKLIFFQDKEQCSPDYQANFERLPSKVKVLSVLDFDFQITENDFVLDCIFGVGINRPIEGVYLEAVNKLNHISCHKISVDIPSGIPSDNILQGEAFKAEHTLTFQFPKFSLLFPEHAEYTGRIHVVDIGIPDEFILNFNEGKFFLRREDISRFHKKFHAFSHKGDFGRIMLFGGSVGKVGAMVLSSKAALRTGSGLVHVQIAESERAIIQTAVPEVMVAGAQEIKKLKSFDALGIGPGWGTEVDLAFYCSLLKRYHKPLVIDADGLNLLAKKPENLKYVPKGSVLTPHLKEFQRLAGEAKDHKERLEKARSFAREHGVYLVLKGAFTSISTPQGEQFFNSSGNQYMATAGSGDVLTGMITSFLGQGYPPLNAAICGVFHHGLAGEMAALKKRRGVIASDIIECVPGTFVELNIE, encoded by the coding sequence ATGCTTAGTATCATTTCTGGTGATAAGGTCAAACTACTGGATGCTGCCTTTATTAAGGCAAGGCAAATGCGTTCATTAGACCTTATGGAAAATGCTGCAAAAGCCTTCTTTGTATGGTTTGAACGCATGTTCAGTGCTATACAAGGGGAAATTTTTATTTTTTCCGGACCTGGAAATAATGGGGGTGATGGGGTTGCTATTGCCAGGTTACTTGCAGAAAGCGGGAAATCCGTCAAGCTGATTTTTTTTCAGGATAAGGAACAATGTAGTCCGGATTATCAAGCAAATTTTGAAAGGTTACCTTCTAAGGTTAAAGTGCTTTCTGTTTTGGATTTTGATTTTCAGATTACTGAAAACGACTTTGTCCTGGACTGTATTTTTGGAGTAGGTATCAATAGGCCCATTGAAGGTGTTTACCTTGAGGCTGTAAATAAACTGAACCACATTTCCTGTCATAAAATCTCAGTTGATATTCCTTCTGGGATTCCTTCGGACAATATTCTTCAAGGGGAAGCTTTTAAGGCTGAACATACGTTGACTTTTCAGTTTCCAAAGTTTTCATTGCTATTTCCGGAGCATGCGGAATATACAGGAAGAATACATGTTGTTGACATTGGCATTCCTGATGAATTTATCCTGAATTTTAATGAGGGGAAATTTTTTCTCAGAAGGGAAGATATTTCAAGGTTTCATAAAAAATTTCATGCTTTTAGTCACAAGGGTGACTTTGGAAGAATTATGCTTTTTGGAGGCAGCGTGGGTAAGGTCGGGGCGATGGTTTTATCTTCCAAAGCTGCATTGAGGACAGGGAGTGGGCTGGTTCATGTCCAAATAGCAGAATCAGAACGTGCTATCATTCAGACTGCTGTTCCGGAGGTTATGGTAGCCGGTGCTCAGGAAATCAAAAAACTGAAATCCTTTGATGCATTAGGGATAGGTCCCGGATGGGGTACTGAGGTTGATCTTGCATTTTACTGTAGTCTTTTGAAAAGATACCATAAGCCTTTGGTGATCGATGCTGATGGTCTAAACTTGTTGGCCAAAAAACCTGAAAATTTGAAATATGTTCCCAAGGGAAGTGTCCTGACTCCTCACCTCAAGGAATTTCAAAGATTAGCAGGAGAGGCGAAAGACCATAAGGAAAGGCTGGAAAAGGCAAGGTCTTTTGCTAGGGAACATGGGGTTTATTTGGTACTTAAGGGGGCTTTTACCTCCATTTCTACCCCTCAAGGGGAGCAATTTTTCAATTCTTCCGGCAATCAATACATGGCCACAGCAGGATCCGGAGATGTACTTACTGGAATGATTACCTCATTTTTAGGACAGGGCTATCCTCCTTTGAATGCGGCTATTTGTGGTGTTTTTCACCATGGTTTGGCCGGGGAAATGGCAGCTTTGAAAAAAAGGAGGGGAGTTATTGCTTCAGATATCATTGAATGTGTTCCTGGGACTTTTGTGGAATTGAATATTGAATGA
- a CDS encoding IS1380 family transposase, with amino-acid sequence MKITNSTEKITPFGGFNFVFNSFKNSGLPELIDNQLGVRALRGGFSYSDIFANHMAIFFNGGDCTEDINVHLRDALEQVPSFSVCSADTILRGIKELAVDTELFINPSSGVSHEFNINGKLNSLLLKSACKTGLLKSGVAYDLDYDNTVIPTEKYDSKKTYKHVYGYQPGVASIAHPEFSQAIPVYVEGRNGNSQAKYLQADTLTRMFGQLTNENIRIGRFRADSASYQEEVLRTLEAHTESFYIRANRCAKLDNILGSIAPEKWQKIRLGVQEMEVTDLSDYKPFGKDRSYRLVITRIRRKDGQADVFSGDAFTYRAILTNEHTSSNEAVVRFYNARGASERLFDVLNNDFGWSKLPCSFLAENTSFMLMTAMYANFYTYIIGEYSRKVDWLKPTDRLKKFIFRFITVSAKWIRTGRREVLKLFTSKDYKPILN; translated from the coding sequence ATGAAAATTACGAATTCGACAGAAAAAATCACACCTTTCGGAGGTTTTAATTTTGTTTTTAACTCTTTCAAAAATTCTGGTCTCCCAGAACTCATTGATAATCAATTGGGGGTTAGAGCCTTAAGGGGAGGGTTTTCATACAGTGACATTTTCGCCAATCATATGGCTATTTTCTTTAATGGTGGCGACTGTACTGAAGATATCAATGTTCACTTGAGAGACGCACTTGAACAGGTCCCTTCATTTTCAGTATGCAGTGCCGATACAATTCTGAGAGGTATCAAAGAGCTTGCTGTTGATACAGAACTCTTTATAAATCCGTCCAGTGGAGTAAGCCATGAATTTAATATCAATGGAAAACTCAACAGCTTGTTGTTAAAATCAGCTTGTAAGACCGGATTACTCAAGTCAGGTGTTGCTTACGACCTCGATTATGACAACACCGTCATTCCAACTGAAAAGTACGATTCAAAAAAGACATATAAACACGTCTATGGATATCAGCCAGGTGTAGCTTCCATAGCACATCCTGAATTTTCACAGGCCATTCCTGTGTACGTAGAGGGCAGAAATGGCAACAGTCAGGCCAAATATTTGCAGGCTGATACACTTACACGCATGTTTGGGCAGCTTACCAATGAAAATATCCGTATCGGAAGGTTCAGAGCCGATTCAGCATCCTATCAGGAAGAAGTTCTCCGCACACTGGAAGCACATACCGAAAGCTTTTATATACGGGCAAACAGATGTGCCAAACTGGATAATATCCTTGGAAGTATAGCCCCTGAGAAGTGGCAGAAAATACGTTTGGGTGTACAGGAAATGGAAGTTACTGACCTATCCGACTACAAACCTTTCGGTAAAGACAGGTCTTACAGGCTGGTCATTACCAGAATCAGGCGTAAAGACGGGCAGGCAGATGTGTTTAGTGGAGATGCATTTACTTACAGGGCTATTCTGACCAATGAACATACATCGTCCAATGAAGCTGTTGTAAGGTTTTATAACGCCCGGGGTGCAAGCGAACGCTTGTTTGATGTACTCAACAATGACTTTGGCTGGTCTAAGTTGCCCTGTTCGTTCCTTGCAGAGAATACCTCCTTTATGCTTATGACGGCTATGTATGCCAATTTTTACACCTATATCATTGGAGAGTATTCCAGAAAAGTTGATTGGCTTAAGCCTACCGACAGGCTCAAGAAGTTTATCTTCAGATTTATCACTGTTTCAGCCAAGTGGATAAGAACGGGAAGAAGAGAAGTGCTCAAACTGTTCACGAGTAAGGATTACAAGCCGATTTTGAACTAA
- a CDS encoding IS1634 family transposase, translated as MYFKFSLRKHPDSGRLSGYYRLVESYRNADNRVCHRTILNIGFMEDAAPEQLNKIQKHLTEKYEHKASFFDLEEDPIVRRYVEDFWSRIVSSKKLDIKSEQQLSRMVDMDTIQHSNAREIGAENIAFQTWEKLQLTPLLLSAGFSAEDASLAATQVVSRAVYPASELKTVRWIKENSAVCELTGYDMDKITKDKLYKSALELYKVKDSLEKHLSKRTNELFDLQDKIILYDLTNTYFEGEKPNSKLAQYGRSKEKRKDAKLVVLALVVNVEGFIKYSSILEGNIADCNTLAAMIEKLSVHTCTGPAVVVLDAGIATEENLHLIQSKGYSYLCVSRTKLKDYSYVPDRLTTLLETKSKQNIRLRAVSTEKNTDYYLEVKSPSKEKKEEGMKLQFEQRFEQELQKIQHALNSKGGVKKTDKVHQRIGRAKEKYPSVQYYYEITVESDPKTEQATAMSWKKNPEREQAKADNLGIYFLRTNLNVQEEYIIWNIYNTIREIENAFRTLKTDLDLRPIYHKNDDATMAHLHLGILAYWIVNTVRYQLKQKGIKSCWGEIVRIGNTQKAITTSGKNTYDKVITTRKCTVPNKNLKEIYDILQTKYQPFTKRKSVVHKLELKKTEIPKLQLLTGG; from the coding sequence ATGTATTTCAAGTTCTCTTTACGTAAACATCCCGATTCGGGAAGACTCAGCGGATACTACCGGCTGGTGGAAAGTTACCGTAATGCTGACAACAGGGTGTGTCATCGCACTATCCTGAATATAGGTTTCATGGAGGATGCTGCGCCCGAGCAGCTCAACAAAATACAGAAACACCTTACTGAGAAGTATGAGCACAAGGCTTCTTTTTTTGACCTGGAGGAAGATCCAATCGTCAGACGCTATGTTGAAGACTTCTGGAGTCGGATCGTATCTTCCAAGAAGCTGGATATCAAGTCGGAACAGCAGCTGTCACGGATGGTGGATATGGATACCATCCAGCACAGTAATGCCAGAGAAATAGGAGCAGAGAATATTGCTTTCCAGACATGGGAGAAGCTGCAGCTTACACCTTTATTACTTTCGGCGGGATTCAGCGCCGAAGATGCAAGTCTTGCAGCCACACAGGTTGTATCCCGTGCGGTATACCCCGCTTCCGAACTCAAAACTGTCCGTTGGATAAAGGAAAACTCGGCAGTCTGTGAGCTTACGGGCTATGATATGGATAAAATAACCAAGGACAAGCTGTACAAAAGTGCGCTTGAGCTATACAAAGTCAAAGATTCACTCGAAAAGCACCTTTCCAAACGTACCAATGAACTCTTTGATCTACAGGATAAGATCATCCTTTATGATCTGACCAACACCTACTTTGAGGGAGAAAAACCGAACAGTAAGCTGGCACAATACGGGAGGAGCAAGGAAAAAAGAAAAGACGCAAAACTTGTTGTGCTGGCACTGGTAGTGAATGTGGAAGGGTTTATCAAGTACTCCTCTATCCTGGAAGGAAACATAGCAGACTGCAACACACTTGCTGCAATGATTGAAAAGCTTTCCGTCCACACCTGTACAGGACCTGCGGTAGTGGTACTCGATGCAGGCATAGCCACCGAAGAAAACCTGCATCTTATCCAGAGCAAAGGATACAGCTACCTCTGTGTAAGCAGGACAAAACTCAAGGATTATAGCTATGTGCCCGACAGGCTTACAACTCTGCTGGAAACAAAATCAAAGCAGAACATCAGACTCAGAGCCGTGTCCACAGAAAAAAACACAGACTATTATTTGGAAGTCAAAAGCCCTTCCAAAGAGAAGAAAGAGGAAGGCATGAAGCTACAGTTCGAACAAAGGTTTGAACAGGAACTGCAAAAAATACAGCATGCCCTCAACAGCAAGGGAGGAGTGAAAAAAACCGATAAAGTCCACCAGCGCATCGGGAGGGCCAAAGAAAAGTATCCATCAGTCCAGTATTATTATGAGATCACTGTTGAAAGTGACCCTAAAACAGAACAGGCGACAGCAATGTCATGGAAGAAAAACCCGGAACGGGAGCAGGCAAAAGCTGATAATCTGGGCATCTATTTTTTACGGACAAACCTGAACGTGCAGGAGGAGTACATCATCTGGAATATCTATAACACTATCAGGGAAATAGAGAATGCCTTCCGTACACTAAAAACCGATCTGGATCTTAGACCGATTTACCATAAAAACGATGATGCCACCATGGCACATCTACATCTGGGAATCCTTGCATATTGGATAGTCAATACAGTGAGGTACCAGCTCAAGCAGAAGGGAATAAAAAGCTGCTGGGGTGAAATAGTGAGAATAGGAAACACACAAAAGGCCATCACTACTTCAGGGAAAAACACCTATGATAAAGTCATTACCACACGCAAGTGTACAGTTCCAAACAAAAACCTAAAAGAAATCTACGACATCCTTCAGACCAAATACCAACCGTTTACAAAAAGAAAATCCGTAGTACACAAACTTGAACTCAAAAAAACAGAAATACCCAAATTACAGCTACTTACAGGCGGATAG
- a CDS encoding DUF4221 family protein produces MTKLLLVFLIYSFFSCSRTLDNSLELSKFLVETIAIPIDLKTETYTRSLQYLDGDLYWWNADRETLSVFDLSDKKIKRFINMEREGPNGLGNPIGFFVLNNDSIYVPTMSFELRLIDKEGKLVNVYNYLNYSKLGVPIPSMTRYSNMFHTNHSGLIYLGLRDLGNVPPSNLNNQALLEYPPILCFNKSLGTFNYLDFKLPTSFLTYNNFITLSQTSKSNSLLLLHRQSNTFVEVGFNGVEIKEQQLQTKLLNSFSNEYYLSPRMSRSIEENMQLLHKSSENLGLVFDPYKNLIYRFGWPGDDISADKNAMKFGYTPRYFTISIYNGDDYSLKHEITLPKNTYLAHHYFVSEKGLNLFPMHPDNPEFDENYMVIHTFDFSNLNKYLKSAGF; encoded by the coding sequence ATGACTAAATTACTCTTAGTTTTTTTAATTTATTCTTTCTTCTCTTGTTCTAGAACATTAGACAATTCTCTAGAGTTATCAAAATTCCTAGTTGAGACGATAGCTATTCCAATAGACCTTAAAACAGAAACTTATACAAGAAGCTTACAATATTTAGATGGAGATCTTTATTGGTGGAACGCTGACCGGGAAACTTTGAGTGTATTTGACCTTTCTGATAAAAAAATTAAACGATTTATAAATATGGAAAGAGAGGGCCCAAATGGTTTAGGGAATCCAATTGGTTTTTTTGTTCTAAATAATGATAGTATCTATGTCCCTACTATGAGCTTTGAACTTCGATTGATTGATAAGGAAGGAAAGTTAGTAAATGTCTACAACTATTTGAATTATTCTAAATTGGGAGTGCCAATACCTTCTATGACAAGGTATTCAAATATGTTTCACACCAATCATTCAGGGTTAATATACCTTGGTTTGAGGGATCTTGGGAATGTACCACCTTCCAATCTAAATAATCAGGCGTTACTCGAATATCCTCCAATACTATGTTTCAATAAATCATTAGGAACTTTTAATTATTTAGACTTTAAACTACCCACATCTTTTCTTACATACAATAATTTTATTACCCTTAGTCAAACTTCTAAATCAAACTCTTTACTTCTTCTACATAGACAAAGTAATACATTTGTAGAGGTTGGTTTTAATGGGGTTGAGATCAAAGAGCAACAACTGCAGACAAAATTACTAAATTCATTCTCAAATGAATATTATCTTTCCCCGCGGATGTCCCGTTCAATTGAAGAAAATATGCAGCTGTTACATAAAAGCTCAGAAAATCTAGGACTTGTATTTGACCCCTATAAAAATTTAATATACCGGTTTGGCTGGCCTGGAGATGATATTTCGGCGGATAAAAACGCAATGAAATTTGGGTATACTCCCCGGTATTTTACAATAAGTATTTACAATGGAGATGATTATTCGTTAAAACACGAAATTACTCTTCCTAAAAACACCTATCTAGCCCATCATTATTTTGTCTCAGAAAAAGGATTAAACCTTTTCCCTATGCACCCCGATAATCCAGAATTTGATGAAAATTATATGGTAATTCATACTTTTGACTTCAGTAATTTGAATAAATACCTAAAATCCGCAGGATTTTAG